The genomic DNA ATATAATTCATTATATTAATAAACTTGCGGTTCCTTCAAATTTCCAACaccacaatttatttttttgctattttttattcatttggaATTGCTAATGAGTTACAAAACTCTTGGTATTACtcttttattgttgttattctcgTCTCAGTCCAAATTATAAGGTAAGgagcactactaaaaaaaacataagcaGTAGAAAAATGTACGCAATATATGCTTATTAGTCTCTACCAAATGGACGTATATGtactacaaaattttatttgatatatagaCAATACATACttataaagtgaaaaaaaaatggaaattttaagttaaaaatgaCGCttctaaaacttaaaattgattacacaactttcaatacaatacaataatacGGTTGCAGTGGACTCGAATCAGCTAGACACTTGTTTCAGGGCTCTTTGGCCTCTAGTCTGATCTTGGATTGGTGTATCTACAGCAGAGCCGAATTGTATTTATGATCATTTTATCTAGTTCACTTTTTCTGTTGGATCCTTTATGACGAGACGTTCATTGTTACAGCTAATTTGGCTTGCTTGTATTTGAGTTTTGTGGAGTGAAAGAAATAATCGATTCTtctatcaaaaagaaaaatctttaGAATAGTTGTTAGATAATGTAAATTAATTCTTTTTGGTGGTTAAAGGCCGCTAatatcacttttgtttttagCCATCAGTGTTGGTTGTCTTGCCCGCTTGTTTGTTTGTGCATtggttaattttgtcttttgttATCTTTTTTAGCAGGGTGTGGTTGTAAACTTTAGTCTTCTTCTTCGACAcatcttgtgtttttttttttttaaaaataaaacacatctTATGTTATTGAAGCGCCTCGTTAGTTAATATCTACTCATCagttttgtttcttatttttttttttttgtttcttaacaAAATACTCATTAATATTTTCCTAatatctttgtaaaaaaaaaaaaaacattatattgtATTGAttgaaaattcctaaaaaaaaaaaatattttgtaaattttcttACCGTATGATATCTTATCCTTCCCAATTCCCATCCTTCCAAAATCAGCAATGGCCTCTGCCACAGAAGAACgcatttgtttgtttctttgtttcttcctcttcctccatCTCTCAACATCAACCAAAAACAACCCAATTCCATCGCCGTGGCCGGAACAGTTTCATTCAGTCCTATTCATAAACAGAAGCGGCAATCTTCAAAAAACCGACCTATGGTACGATTGGCCCAAAGGACGCAACTTCAACATTATCCAATATCAGCTTGGTGTTCTCAAATATGACCTCGAATGGAACAATGGCACCTCCTTTCTCTATACTCTCGACCCTTTTAATCACACTTGCAAAAGGCTTCATTTTGATGTGGGTATTCTTCGACCCAATTGGCTTGATGGTGCTAACTATTTGGGTCAACAATATGTtgataattttctttgtaatgtTTGGGAGAAAGTTGATTTTATTTGGTATTATGAGGATGTTGTTACTAAAAGACCTGTTAAGTGGATCTTCTACTCCGGTTAGTTATTATGCTTTTATGCTTTTACATAATATATACTATGTTAATTTACTATGAAGCATTGACACAGACGCCAATACATATGTAATAATTTAATGAAATAGAAGCAATTGAGTGTAATTAAATGTGGCAGTTCGAATAGCTCTGCTCAACTAGTTTGGACTAATAGTCGAATGAATTAAAGTACATGAATTTGAATccttatgaagaagaaaatactAATGTAATAATTAATCTATCGAGTATTAacatttgttaataaaaaaaactgtgtTAGTATCGTGCCCGTGTCAGATATACACCACATGTATGACACtgttttaatttgaagtgtcgATGCTACTTAATGATTACTtgcaagaaaaatattttatgtttattaaATTCGTCAATTACTAGTTGTGTTGATAGTGATTGGTAAGTCTGATATATGATATTATGGTTGGTGAGTGCAGGAATGATTGCTCATGTGATGACATTTGAGGTTGGTGCAGTGCTGGATGATGAGCATTGGCAGGCTCCTGTCTATTGTTTTAGTGAGGCTGAGCCTGAACCAAAGATACACAACAGAAGGAGCAGTTCTTTATTAGATTTAGAAGCTGCTGTTGATGGTGGTTTTCGTGGGACATTAATGAGTGAGATGAGCTAAACCACCCAGCAATAGCGTACGGTTTATAATTGTGAGGTTATCATATGTACTATGTATAATAATCTAGCTATATGTACTTTGTTTTTGGTTTGCATTATCCAAATATGCATGTTTTATGTCTTGCTAAATATCTTCTAATAGAGTCTTGTTGGAAGCCGCACTTTAATCGGAGTCTTGTTGGATCATGTTCTTcacttcttcttcctttcttgctTATAAAGCTTGAGGGTATGAGGTAAGAACTCCTGGCTCATTTTAGGTGGTAGCATTTGATGAAGAATGAGGTGGTTTGGAGGAGATATTGCTTGATCACACGAGATGATTTTGGCCTTCACCGCTAATTCACCTGTATCACACTCTCGAGTTTTAGTTGTGTCTGTATATCGACACGAGTTGGATAACTACACTCATTGGACACTTATTAGACACCTCAAAAAATGTCCCCCAAAACATGtctcttttaaattttgctCAAACCataatgtttaaattttgaatgaaaaaccaaGCATATTTCAACTTTCAAGTGTTTTTTTGTGTCCATTTTTGGTACACTAAGCATGTCTGCCTTGTAGAAATCAGtaggaaaatattaaaaaataacatttactgCTATGATAGAATGGCTTTCCATCGACATGTGCACAAATATTTGTTACTGCAATAGATGATTGCAAATAGAACCAAATATTTATGCATTGATCTCAAGTTTCAATTGCATTTCTCTCATCGCCAGGGTTGTGGGGATTTACTTCCAGTCTCTTCTGGCTTTGTCCTCTTTCATCCATATTTCCTCTTCAAGTCCTCTTGACTTCTCACCAGGGATAAGGTTTTTCCTTGGCCGTAGTGCTTTGGTTCTATACTCTCCCCCGGGTTTTTGCCTCTATGTTTTCCTCTCTGCGCTTTGATGTTGTTCAGGATGCAGTCGTCGTAGACTCGTAGTGCTTTGTTGTTGCTCATCACCATGGCTAAATTCTCTTTGTACTTGCAGCGTATCTGACGCTCATTCTGCTACCACAGGGTCCATAGCTCCCTTgttttatgtttagttttttatctttatgtttagttttatttaagtATGTATTTATGGTGTTTGATGATACACCGCCAAAAGGGATTAATTTGATGGACTGGAGCTTTGTGTCCAGAGCTAAAGATAAATAGCTTCCGGGCATGTGGTTAATTTGGACAAATTTGAGATCACTTGTAGTCAAATCGTGCCCGTAGAAGCCAAACATATGATCAGTAAATGGATATATAATTTAAGATTGTGGACTCTCCTGTTCCCTTTGTCATGGACCATACGTAGAagaatttgttttgtttgttagcATTTAGAGATGAGATTGACATTTCCCTCTAAGGTTTGtgttgctctttttttttttggcttaaggTCAAATTTGTGTATGGAAAGTGTCTCACACAGTTTATTCTAGTAATTTGGTTGTATGGTGTCGCTTTATGTTGAATGAAGTTGTTTAACTGtaagaaaaatagaattttctcCGTTAAAAGCCTTTTTATATAGCCACAATATGTGATTCCATTACCAGTGGCAATCTAGCATCTTACTAGTGACTTATTTACCTTGATCTGTCTGTGATATcaatatttggttttggatgaaattaccaaaattatgtatttatataaatatccatattttataaattgtaGTGTTTATTGCATGGCCATTCCAGGTGCTTTTAGCTGTAGGAAGTTAAGGCAGTGCAGGAATAAAATTAAACTCTGATGGTGAACACTCAGCCTACTACTCTGTGGTCTTGAGATCATTTGCAATTTTCGTCACAGCTAGTGCATAGGGCTTAAATCTTCGTTTCTGAGAATTGCACAACTCACAAAATCACTATTCCCTCCATCTCTTATtatgtgtcagtgtcatgtTTTTGTACTATATTTGTAAATTTAATAATGaaacattaattacttttttctccgatatattttgtttttttgtcataaaaaactaatataccttctttaatattatataacaactattaataaaaatattttagaaaatcaaattcattTGCTAATATAGTAAGTGTTAAGGGGTTTGAAACCATGGATATATTTTGACCTCAATGTCTTACCATAGCACAAATTCTTACACAACTAAAATGATCGCATTGCCAGGTGTCATTAAAACTTTCCCAAATGTGTTTGTTCAACGCAACAGCGTTTGGGATTtgtaaggaaaagaaaaaaaaaaaaaaaaacaagaaattatcATCCTGATATGATTTTAGCTACAAAATTATGAGAGAtagttgtacaaaaattatcacaaaataattataaaaatatcattactctcAATTTATTATCAAAAAGAACATatgtataaaagaaaaatgtgattCTAGTCTATTTAGCACTTGGTGTATGTTTAGATAAGAGGCAAGCTCACCGAAATTTAATAAAAGCTCAAAAAGTGTAGTATTTTTCAAAATCGTAGTAGTTCAGCATAATTCTTGCTATCTCACTATCAATCCAATAATGCATGACATGTGATGTAATCCGAAAATGTAGCTTTGCCTTATTTTAACATCCCTTTCCCCTTATTCCTTTTCAGTTTAAACAACCATCAAAGGGGTCGGTACATCCTTgaaaaaaagggtaaaaatacgcaattttattagttttgaagtTTTTGAACTTGGTTCTTTATAGTATTTTCTTTGCCTTTAGGAGAATAAGATTATATAGGAGTAGACTTCAATATAAAACCGTCTAATTATAAAACTTTGCACAATAGTTAAAGGAAGATAAACGCCAAATGGCCTATAATAATAAAACCAAGCTATCTACCACCCAGACTAATATCTTTCATGAGAATAAAtgtctaaattaaataaaactccaaaataataaagttgTAATCAACTAGTGATtccttttcaaagaaaaaacagtGAATCCTAAAGACAAGCTAGTATCTAAATCTATATCCTGCTGTTAAGCAAGCCAGATTTGACACTTCTTTCCACCTAACCTTGAtccacacacacacagagaCACAAAATACATGAAATGAGTAACTTAGAGAACACAATCTAAATTTACCAAAACAACAAGCTATGATATGCTTGAAGTCTAAATTGAAATACAAACAAATTAGTCCATCAagaataatcacttattctaaACTCACTAACTATCATCATAACAAGAAACACATGAAATGCTGCCATTATGACTCTTATTTTCCAATCCCGTGACACAAGAGAAAACAGACACACCTACTAAGGCAGCAAAATAAGTTTCATAAGCATAAGTGTTTAGAGGGGAAGTGGTCATTTTGTTCAACGCAACAGCATTTTGGATTtgtaaggaaaagaaaaaaaataaacaagaaattaTCATCTTGATATGATTTTAGCTACACACCAATCATTGGTTTATTGGCAAGCATggagagtttttctattcatcTTGCACTTGCAGTCTAGCCTTCTTACGCAAGCATTCAATCACGTTGTCAAAGCTTCTTGTGAAAGAATCCAGTATCTCATGTTCAAGTTGTGATCCAACACCACTCCAATCAATCCCCAACTTCTCAATTTCATTGTAAATGCTTTGAGCCTCTGATACTTTTGCATCAAGGGTTCTTGAAAGAATACCATGGTCCATGAATGCTTTAAGAGCAGGTTCTGGTGGCATGGTTGAAATCTGTAGATGCACCAAAGTGTTACAGCCTCAACTCAATAACCTTATAATGAATTAATGACTTAACACATCTTACATTTGCTTATGAAGATTACTATGTACTTAGATTAGAGCGTGCTATTTTGAGACAAAATTGGGCAACAATTTGGATAGTTAATGTAGTTCAAACATATGGTTAATAGATATAACAGGTTGCAACTCATTAGTAATCATCCACGGAACACAatttatcatgattttgaaTGTCATTAACcactattttttatgtatatttgaACACATATTGTGATGAATGAATAGCATATATATTCAAACAGTTGCAAAACATTGTTAATGACGTTCAAAATCGTGATTAATTATGTTCAGTGAATGATTAACGAGGTGCAACACCTTGCTATGTTCAGTAATCATTTGCTGAACATGATTAATTAGTGTCAAAATTTGTTATCAAATTcgtgtcaaaatatcatttacgATTAGATAGATGGTCGTTAGATAAAGTATAGAGAAAGATATACATATGACTGATATGGCTTACCGTATCTGGTCCAATAAgagaattaacataaaaagtatCAGAGTAAGCTGAATTTTTCACATTTGTCGATGCCCACATCAATCTTTGCTTCTTGGCACCTCTCTTCTCCAGGCGCTCCCATCTTGGACCAGAAAACATTTTCTGGTAAAGCTGGTAAGCCAAGACAGCTTGAGCAACCGCAGCCTGAAACAACCATTACAACATTGTAAATCATATTAACTGACTGATCTCCATCTAATGATCGACGTTTACGAACTGCAGCGACTACAACATTTTTTGATTGAAAGCAATCTGGACCCCGCGAAAAGAAAGACAAGAAAAGTTAAGGGGAAAAAAAGTCTTCACACCTTTCCTTTGAGATCAAGAGCCTCAGCAGTACCAATCTGCTCAAGTTTTTTCTCAATTGTAACATCCACTCTACTGATGTAGAAagctgctgcacttgaaaccTTGGAGAGATCAGTGTTACTAGAAGCTTCAAGACCATCCAAGTAAGCATTAATAACTGCTTCATATATAGGGAGAGAGAATATGAGCTGTTCAAATACAAAAACTATATAAGCATATTGCTGTTGgagtaaaaaaaatgatcaattttgtttatataagGAATGTTGATAAATAACAAACTTACAGTGACATTTACACTGATCCCTAGAGAAATGACTTCCTTTATTGAAGGAATGGATTCATGAGTTGCAGGAATTTTAATATAAACATTTGGAcatccaaccattttatgaAGACATTTTGCTGCCTCAATTGTCCCTTTGGTGTCATTTGCAAGCTCGGGGGAGACTGCAATTGATACATACCCATCTATACCATCACTTTCGTTGTAAATTGGCTCCAAGAGTTTGCAAGTATCATGTATGTCCTTCACAACCAATTCCCAGTAGGCACTTTCTGTGTCTTTTCCTGCCTCTACCAACTCCCTGCTTAAAccataaatcaaattaatatcatttgtAATTTCTCTAAAGTGAAcgactcattttttatttttgagtatTGAGATCCCACAAACCTTTTCCTTTAAAAAACCAAATACCTTAATTGGTGATTGTAAGCATTTGATGATGATATTGCCTTTTCAAATATCTGCAATATGTAAACATTGTGGTGGAAATTAGTGAAAGTCAATAGAGAAAGTAGGTATGTGTAACAAAAGACAAAATCATGTTGTTTTCAAATGAGAAGAATACCGCAGGATTGGTAGTAACACCTCTGATTCCAGAAGCAATGAATGGAACCAAATCTGAAACTGGTCGACATAGATTATCATAGTAAGGACTCTGTCTTTGTTTCTCATAAAGATCGTGCAGAATAGTCCTTGTAAATGTCACGTTACTATTATTCATCTTTGCACACAAACACTTGAAGCTGTGGATTGGAAATTGAGAGATGATAACAAGTGTTATATAAGATATATGCAATGCAACTATgtttatagttaaaaaaaaaaagaagaaaatgtggGGACTAACCTCCAGGAtctattataataatattgcAACAAAATTGGTGCCTTGTTTATAGGTATTGGTGTAACAGAACTTGTGATGTTTGTCTGGCAAATTGAAACCATGCTTTGTAATGGAAAGGACTAAATAGATCAATTGGTAGATGATGTATTCGTTGTAACATACATATAGGAACAAGTTACTGTATCTATCTCAAAGATACTTGGGTCCTTAGCATTTTGTTGGATTTCATATTTGTAATATCACTACATCTGTCAACAAATCTTAACCCTTTATATACATTAGTTGCTTTCTGCAattactccttttttttttatccaaaaaatgaagtttttcaGCACTCCTCCTctaaggaaaataaataaataagtatattcATGTGGTCCAAATGATCTACCTACCAATTAAGATCACGCATCAACAACAGAAATTACacttatatctctacctatcaATTAAGTTTATACATTGACATCTAAATTCAAAC from Medicago truncatula cultivar Jemalong A17 chromosome 8, MtrunA17r5.0-ANR, whole genome shotgun sequence includes the following:
- the LOC25501975 gene encoding transaldolase, with protein sequence MVSICQTNITSSVTPIPINKAPILLQYYYNRSWSFKCLCAKMNNSNVTFTRTILHDLYEKQRQSPYYDNLCRPVSDLVPFIASGIRGVTTNPAIFEKAISSSNAYNHQLRELVEAGKDTESAYWELVVKDIHDTCKLLEPIYNESDGIDGYVSIAVSPELANDTKGTIEAAKCLHKMVGCPNVYIKIPATHESIPSIKEVISLGISVNVTLIFSLPIYEAVINAYLDGLEASSNTDLSKVSSAAAFYISRVDVTIEKKLEQIGTAEALDLKGKAAVAQAVLAYQLYQKMFSGPRWERLEKRGAKKQRLMWASTNVKNSAYSDTFYVNSLIGPDTISTMPPEPALKAFMDHGILSRTLDAKVSEAQSIYNEIEKLGIDWSGVGSQLEHEILDSFTRSFDNVIECLRKKARLQVQDE
- the LOC25501973 gene encoding uncharacterized protein At4g14100 yields the protein MASATEERICLFLCFFLFLHLSTSTKNNPIPSPWPEQFHSVLFINRSGNLQKTDLWYDWPKGRNFNIIQYQLGVLKYDLEWNNGTSFLYTLDPFNHTCKRLHFDVGILRPNWLDGANYLGQQYVDNFLCNVWEKVDFIWYYEDVVTKRPVKWIFYSGMIAHVMTFEVGAVLDDEHWQAPVYCFSEAEPEPKIHNRRSSSLLDLEAAVDGGFRGTLMSEMS